One segment of Gasterosteus aculeatus chromosome 3, fGasAcu3.hap1.1, whole genome shotgun sequence DNA contains the following:
- the epb41l3b gene encoding band 4.1-like protein 3b isoform X43, protein MECKVALLDGSDFTLNLEKRARGHVLFDKICEHLNLLEKDYFGITCRDVENQKNWIDPGKELKKQIRTGPWNFAFNVKFYPPDPAQLTEDITRYYLCLQLRDDVVSGRLPCSFATHTVLGSYAVQSELGDYDPEELGSDYISELRFAPNQTKELEEKVMELHKTYKGMTPAEAEIHFLENAKKLSMYGVDLHHAKDSEGVEIMLGVCSSGLLIYRDRLRINRFAWPKILKISYKRNNFYIKIRPGEFEQFESTIGFKLPNHRAAKRLWKVCVEHHTFFRLVSPESQPKKFLSLGSKFRYSGRTQAQSRRASSMINRLAPLVERSSSKRYNMSLSLDGAPIAENHETPMKDSAAAGAAKILTKGDLITTVTTEKKAEEEKAEQEDAPTDAAETQEPTTPLRHDTKDTSPPEEMLKHQTNISELKRSFLETGESSPGLTEWEKRLSSSPAHSPRGDEAPMIEPLELQDTKDEPPASEETKEEVEPKTTKSTLGWVPSSEKGPPEPEEKVVVATETEAAPAESTGPTGCDVVEVGTKEVPVVHTETKTITYESAEVETNGDVDPGVLLSAQTITSETTSTTTTTHITKTVKGGISETRIEKRIVITGDTDIDHDQD, encoded by the exons ATGGAGTGTAAGGTTGCCCTGCTGGATGGCTCCGACTTCACCCTTAATTTGGAG AAACGAGCCAGAGGCCATGTGCTCTTTGATAAAATATGTGAACACCTCAATCTACTGGAGAAGGACTACTTTGGCATCACCTGCAGAGATGTAGAAAATCAGAAG AATTGGATAGACCCTGGCAAGGAGCTGAAGAAGCAGATCAGGA CCGGCCCCTGGAACTTTGCTTTCAACGTTAAGTTTTATCCTCCCGACCCCGCCCAGCTGACTGAGGATATCACAAG gtaCTACCTCTGTCTGCAGCTGAGAGATGACGTGGTTTCGGGCCGTCTGCCCTGCTCCTTTGCCACCCACACGGTGCTGGGCTCCTACGCAGTGCAGTCCGAACTGGGAGACTACGACCCCGAGGAATTGGGCAGCGACTACATCAGCGAACTGCGTTTCGCACCCAACCAAACCAAAGAGCTTGAGGAGAAGGTCATGGAACTCCACAAGACCTACAA GGGGATGACGCCAGCCGAAGCAGAGATACACTTCCTGGAAAATGCCAAGAAACTGTCCATGTACGGCGTGGACCTGCACCACGCGAAG GACTCTGAGGGAGTGGAGATCATGTTGGGAGTTTGCTCAAGTGGCCTGCTCATCTACAGAGACAGGTTGCGAATCAACCGGTTCGCTTGGCCCAAAATCCTGAAGATCTCCTACAAGAGGAACAACTTTTACATCAAAATCCGGCCCGGCGAG TTTGAGCAGTTTGAAAGCACAATCGGCTTCAAGCTTCCAAATCACCGCGCTGCCAAAAGGCTGTGGAAGGTCTGCGTGGAGCATCACACCTTCTTCAG GCTCGTGTCCCCCGAGTCTCAACCGAAGAAGTTCCTGAGCCTGGGCTCCAAGTTTCGCTACAGCGGCAGAACGCAGGCTCAGAGCCGCAGGGCGAGCTCTATGATCAACAGACTCGCCCCGCTCGTCGAACGCTCCTCCAGCAAACGCTACAACATGTCGCTCAGCTTAGATGGAG CACCAATCGCGGAGAACCATGAGACTCCGATGAAGGACAGTGCCGCTGCTGGGGCGGCCAAAATCCTTACTAAGGGAGACCTTATCACCACGGTGACGACCGAGaaaaaggcagaggaggagaaggcggAGCAGGAGGACGCTCCGACGGATGCCGCAGAGACGCAGGAACCGACAACGCCGCTGAGACACGACACAAAG GACACCTCGCCTCCGGAGGAGATGCTCAAACACCAGACCAACATCAGCGAACTGAAGCGCTCCTTCTTGGAGACGGGCGAGAGCTCGCCGGGCCTGACGGAGTGGGAGAAGAGGCTGTCCTCGTCCCCCGCGCACTCGCCCAGAGGGGACGAAGCGCCGATGATAGAGCCTCTGGAGCTGCAGGAT ACGAAAGACGAACCGCCTGCAAGCGAAGAAACAAAGGAGGAGGTAGAACCTAAAACCACCAAG TCTACGCTGGGATGGGTTCCCTCCTCCGAAAAG GGACCCCCTGAACCAGAGGAGAAGGTGGTGGTTGCCACGGAGACGGAGGCAGCACCGGCAGAGTCGACAGGCCCAACG GGTTGCGACGTCGTCGAGGTGGGAACCAAAGAGGTGCCCGTAGTCCACACGGAGACAAAAACGATCACCTACGAGTCTGCAGAG GTGGAGACTAATGGCGACGTGGACCCTGGGGTGTTGCTGAGTGCTCAGACAATCACCTCGGAAACCACCAGCACCACGAcaaccacacacatcacaaag ACGGTGAAAGGAGGAATATCAGAGACAAGAATTGAGAAAAGGATTGTCATTACAGGGGACACAGACATCGACCACGATCAG
- the epb41l3b gene encoding band 4.1-like protein 3b isoform X44, whose translation MECKVALLDGSDFTLNLEKRARGHVLFDKICEHLNLLEKDYFGITCRDVENQKNWIDPGKELKKQIRTGPWNFAFNVKFYPPDPAQLTEDITRYYLCLQLRDDVVSGRLPCSFATHTVLGSYAVQSELGDYDPEELGSDYISELRFAPNQTKELEEKVMELHKTYKGMTPAEAEIHFLENAKKLSMYGVDLHHAKDSEGVEIMLGVCSSGLLIYRDRLRINRFAWPKILKISYKRNNFYIKIRPGEFEQFESTIGFKLPNHRAAKRLWKVCVEHHTFFRLVSPESQPKKFLSLGSKFRYSGRTQAQSRRASSMINRLAPLVERSSSKRYNMSLSLDGAPIAENHETPMKDSAAAGAAKILTKGDLITTVTTEKKAEEEKAEQEDAPTDAAETQEPTTPLRHDTKDTSPPEEMLKHQTNISELKRSFLETGESSPGLTEWEKRLSSSPAHSPRGDEAPMIEPLELQDTKDEPPASEETKEEVEPKTTKGPPEPEEKVVVATETEAAPAESTGPTGCDVVEVGTKEVPVVHTETKTITYESAEVETNGDVDPGVLLSAQTITSETTSTTTTTHITKTVKGGISETRIEKRIVITGDTDIDHDQD comes from the exons ATGGAGTGTAAGGTTGCCCTGCTGGATGGCTCCGACTTCACCCTTAATTTGGAG AAACGAGCCAGAGGCCATGTGCTCTTTGATAAAATATGTGAACACCTCAATCTACTGGAGAAGGACTACTTTGGCATCACCTGCAGAGATGTAGAAAATCAGAAG AATTGGATAGACCCTGGCAAGGAGCTGAAGAAGCAGATCAGGA CCGGCCCCTGGAACTTTGCTTTCAACGTTAAGTTTTATCCTCCCGACCCCGCCCAGCTGACTGAGGATATCACAAG gtaCTACCTCTGTCTGCAGCTGAGAGATGACGTGGTTTCGGGCCGTCTGCCCTGCTCCTTTGCCACCCACACGGTGCTGGGCTCCTACGCAGTGCAGTCCGAACTGGGAGACTACGACCCCGAGGAATTGGGCAGCGACTACATCAGCGAACTGCGTTTCGCACCCAACCAAACCAAAGAGCTTGAGGAGAAGGTCATGGAACTCCACAAGACCTACAA GGGGATGACGCCAGCCGAAGCAGAGATACACTTCCTGGAAAATGCCAAGAAACTGTCCATGTACGGCGTGGACCTGCACCACGCGAAG GACTCTGAGGGAGTGGAGATCATGTTGGGAGTTTGCTCAAGTGGCCTGCTCATCTACAGAGACAGGTTGCGAATCAACCGGTTCGCTTGGCCCAAAATCCTGAAGATCTCCTACAAGAGGAACAACTTTTACATCAAAATCCGGCCCGGCGAG TTTGAGCAGTTTGAAAGCACAATCGGCTTCAAGCTTCCAAATCACCGCGCTGCCAAAAGGCTGTGGAAGGTCTGCGTGGAGCATCACACCTTCTTCAG GCTCGTGTCCCCCGAGTCTCAACCGAAGAAGTTCCTGAGCCTGGGCTCCAAGTTTCGCTACAGCGGCAGAACGCAGGCTCAGAGCCGCAGGGCGAGCTCTATGATCAACAGACTCGCCCCGCTCGTCGAACGCTCCTCCAGCAAACGCTACAACATGTCGCTCAGCTTAGATGGAG CACCAATCGCGGAGAACCATGAGACTCCGATGAAGGACAGTGCCGCTGCTGGGGCGGCCAAAATCCTTACTAAGGGAGACCTTATCACCACGGTGACGACCGAGaaaaaggcagaggaggagaaggcggAGCAGGAGGACGCTCCGACGGATGCCGCAGAGACGCAGGAACCGACAACGCCGCTGAGACACGACACAAAG GACACCTCGCCTCCGGAGGAGATGCTCAAACACCAGACCAACATCAGCGAACTGAAGCGCTCCTTCTTGGAGACGGGCGAGAGCTCGCCGGGCCTGACGGAGTGGGAGAAGAGGCTGTCCTCGTCCCCCGCGCACTCGCCCAGAGGGGACGAAGCGCCGATGATAGAGCCTCTGGAGCTGCAGGAT ACGAAAGACGAACCGCCTGCAAGCGAAGAAACAAAGGAGGAGGTAGAACCTAAAACCACCAAG GGACCCCCTGAACCAGAGGAGAAGGTGGTGGTTGCCACGGAGACGGAGGCAGCACCGGCAGAGTCGACAGGCCCAACG GGTTGCGACGTCGTCGAGGTGGGAACCAAAGAGGTGCCCGTAGTCCACACGGAGACAAAAACGATCACCTACGAGTCTGCAGAG GTGGAGACTAATGGCGACGTGGACCCTGGGGTGTTGCTGAGTGCTCAGACAATCACCTCGGAAACCACCAGCACCACGAcaaccacacacatcacaaag ACGGTGAAAGGAGGAATATCAGAGACAAGAATTGAGAAAAGGATTGTCATTACAGGGGACACAGACATCGACCACGATCAG
- the epb41l3b gene encoding band 4.1-like protein 3b isoform X5: protein MTTESGADSEAKQPRENKETEKEKGKAKAAAAAAAAEPASPQNQPEQFPAAAGHSTPARKEQEQQEVDQVSHRSSISRLSRSPLKGVKKTKIMECKVALLDGSDFTLNLEKRARGHVLFDKICEHLNLLEKDYFGITCRDVENQKNWIDPGKELKKQIRTGPWNFAFNVKFYPPDPAQLTEDITRYYLCLQLRDDVVSGRLPCSFATHTVLGSYAVQSELGDYDPEELGSDYISELRFAPNQTKELEEKVMELHKTYKGMTPAEAEIHFLENAKKLSMYGVDLHHAKLVGSCLAPSEGEDSEGVEIMLGVCSSGLLIYRDRLRINRFAWPKILKISYKRNNFYIKIRPGEFEQFESTIGFKLPNHRAAKRLWKVCVEHHTFFRLVSPESQPKKFLSLGSKFRYSGRTQAQSRRASSMINRLAPLVERSSSKRYNMSLSLDGAPIAENHETPMKDSAAAGAAKILTKGDLITTVTTEKKAEEEKAEQEDAPTDAAETQEPTTPLRHDTKCSSHVYTTDPLRSELSLPSSPVSSPKVRRRRRENARKRASSVSPAKSTAGCRRRQAHADRKAALLDEQVLLLSARKQRLEQGKSRGGTLFSFSLHLPDLSSLLDEDGYISFPDLSEMRFLPMCAQNFMAIKSPSLIPCFLFIFFFLLSTSFSVPYALTLSFPLALCLCYLEPKAASLTASIAQGYHDHDSSEEEETDSEQTDFAFDGEMTATESDADDDSEMRTQYSFIRRVTGENVFIRHSNLMLEDTSPPEEMLKHQTNISELKRSFLETGESSPGLTEWEKRLSSSPAHSPRGDEAPMIEPLELQDTKDEPPASEETKEEVEPKTTKAAEYLVKYVGDSVATDLASSSGLHGISPSTTMDDDVFMDGTLREVDEVAEREEIKVSPGAVRQEVYQAISDKKGTLIILKEADDKVDAEGKETGAAGEEEEPALRGEAEGGENEAVMGVEIWSPKMEANGVTQIKGTDSPKKAMASWISEVVKTEATEVVGASTKASDAPQPGEEVQTEQSKSGPSQITPPESSTTSLAVSTLGWVPSSEKGPPEPEEKVVVATETEAAPAESTGPTGCDVVEVGTKEVPVVHTETKTITYESAEVETNGDVDPGVLLSAQTITSETTSTTTTTHITKTVKGGISETRIEKRIVITGDTDIDHDQD from the exons ATGACAACTGAATCGGGCGCAGACTCGGAGGCCAAGCAGCCGCGGGAGAACAAGGAgactgagaaagagaaaggaaaagctaaagcagcagcagcagcagcagccgccgaaCCCGCCTCGCCTCAGAACCAGCCGGAGCAGTTTCCCGCCGCAGCCGGACACAGCACCCCGGCCAGGAAAGAACAG gagcagcaggaggtggaccAGGTCTCCCACAGGTCCTCCATCAGTCGCCTCTCCCGGTCTCCTTTGAAAGGAGTGAAGAAGACGAAGATCATGGAGTGTAAGGTTGCCCTGCTGGATGGCTCCGACTTCACCCTTAATTTGGAG AAACGAGCCAGAGGCCATGTGCTCTTTGATAAAATATGTGAACACCTCAATCTACTGGAGAAGGACTACTTTGGCATCACCTGCAGAGATGTAGAAAATCAGAAG AATTGGATAGACCCTGGCAAGGAGCTGAAGAAGCAGATCAGGA CCGGCCCCTGGAACTTTGCTTTCAACGTTAAGTTTTATCCTCCCGACCCCGCCCAGCTGACTGAGGATATCACAAG gtaCTACCTCTGTCTGCAGCTGAGAGATGACGTGGTTTCGGGCCGTCTGCCCTGCTCCTTTGCCACCCACACGGTGCTGGGCTCCTACGCAGTGCAGTCCGAACTGGGAGACTACGACCCCGAGGAATTGGGCAGCGACTACATCAGCGAACTGCGTTTCGCACCCAACCAAACCAAAGAGCTTGAGGAGAAGGTCATGGAACTCCACAAGACCTACAA GGGGATGACGCCAGCCGAAGCAGAGATACACTTCCTGGAAAATGCCAAGAAACTGTCCATGTACGGCGTGGACCTGCACCACGCGAAG TTGGTAGGGAGTTGCTTGGCTCCATCTGAGGGAGAG GACTCTGAGGGAGTGGAGATCATGTTGGGAGTTTGCTCAAGTGGCCTGCTCATCTACAGAGACAGGTTGCGAATCAACCGGTTCGCTTGGCCCAAAATCCTGAAGATCTCCTACAAGAGGAACAACTTTTACATCAAAATCCGGCCCGGCGAG TTTGAGCAGTTTGAAAGCACAATCGGCTTCAAGCTTCCAAATCACCGCGCTGCCAAAAGGCTGTGGAAGGTCTGCGTGGAGCATCACACCTTCTTCAG GCTCGTGTCCCCCGAGTCTCAACCGAAGAAGTTCCTGAGCCTGGGCTCCAAGTTTCGCTACAGCGGCAGAACGCAGGCTCAGAGCCGCAGGGCGAGCTCTATGATCAACAGACTCGCCCCGCTCGTCGAACGCTCCTCCAGCAAACGCTACAACATGTCGCTCAGCTTAGATGGAG CACCAATCGCGGAGAACCATGAGACTCCGATGAAGGACAGTGCCGCTGCTGGGGCGGCCAAAATCCTTACTAAGGGAGACCTTATCACCACGGTGACGACCGAGaaaaaggcagaggaggagaaggcggAGCAGGAGGACGCTCCGACGGATGCCGCAGAGACGCAGGAACCGACAACGCCGCTGAGACACGACACAAAG TGCTCCTCCCATGTGTACACAACCGACCCCCTCCGCTCAGAGCTCTCACTCCCCTCATCTCCCGTGTCATCACCTAAAGTACGGCGGAGGCGCAGGGAGAACGCGCGTAAACGGGCCTCGTCTGTCAGTCCGGCCAAGAGCACCGCCGGGTGCCGCCGCCGGCAAGCCCACGCCGACCGCAAGGCCGCCCTGCTGGACgagcaggtgctgctgctgtcggcCCGCAAGCAGCGGCTGGAGCAGGGCAAGAGCCGCGGCGGCacgctcttctccttctccctgcaCCTGCCCGACCTGTCCTCCTTGCTGGACGAGGACGGCTACATCTCCTTTCCCGACCTGTCGGAGATGCGCTTCCTCCCGATGTGCGCGCAGAACTTCATGGCGATTAAGTCCCCGTCGCTCATCCcctgcttcctcttcatcttcttcttcttgctctccacctccttctcggTGCCGTACGccctcaccctctctttccCCCTGGCGCTGTGCCTCTGCTACCTGGAGCCCAAGGCAGCCTCCCTGACCGCTTCCATAGCCCAGGGCTACCATGACCATGACAgttcagaggaagaggag ACTGACAGTGAACAAACTGATTTTGCCTTTGATGGGGAGATGACTGCCACGGAG TCGGACGCAGACGACGACTCTGAGATGCGGACTCAG TATAGTTTCATAAGACGAGTAACTGGGGAAAACGTTTTTATCAGGCATAGTAATCTGATGCTAGAG GACACCTCGCCTCCGGAGGAGATGCTCAAACACCAGACCAACATCAGCGAACTGAAGCGCTCCTTCTTGGAGACGGGCGAGAGCTCGCCGGGCCTGACGGAGTGGGAGAAGAGGCTGTCCTCGTCCCCCGCGCACTCGCCCAGAGGGGACGAAGCGCCGATGATAGAGCCTCTGGAGCTGCAGGAT ACGAAAGACGAACCGCCTGCAAGCGAAGAAACAAAGGAGGAGGTAGAACCTAAAACCACCAAG GCGGCAGAATATCTGGTGAAGTATGTGGGGGATAGCGTCGCAACAGatttggcctcctcctctgggctaCACGGGATTAGTCCGTCAACCACTATGGACGACGACGTCTTCATGGACGGGACCCTCAGGGAGgtggacgaggtggccgagagGGAAGAGATTAAAGTCAGCCCGGGAgctgtcaggcaggaagtgtACCAGGCCATCAGTGACAAGAAAGGGACGCTCATAATCTTGAAGGAGGCCGACGATAAAGTAGACGCCGAGGGCAAAGAGACGGGCGCCGCgggtgaagaagaagagccgGCTCTCCGCGGAGAGGCTGAAGGCGGGGAAAACGAAGCAGTTATGGGAGTTGAGATATGGAGTCCTAAGATGGAAGCTAATGGCGTGACTCAGATTAAAGGTACTGACTCGCCTAAAAAGGCCATGGCGTCCTGGATATCCGAGGTGGTGAAGACCGAGGCCACCGAGGTCGTCGGTGCGTCGACGAAAGCCTCCGACGCCCCGCAGCCGGGTGAAGAGGTCCAAACAGAGCAGTCAAAGTCCGGCCCCTCTCAGATTACACCTCCCGAATCCTCGACTACATCCTTAGCAGTG TCTACGCTGGGATGGGTTCCCTCCTCCGAAAAG GGACCCCCTGAACCAGAGGAGAAGGTGGTGGTTGCCACGGAGACGGAGGCAGCACCGGCAGAGTCGACAGGCCCAACG GGTTGCGACGTCGTCGAGGTGGGAACCAAAGAGGTGCCCGTAGTCCACACGGAGACAAAAACGATCACCTACGAGTCTGCAGAG GTGGAGACTAATGGCGACGTGGACCCTGGGGTGTTGCTGAGTGCTCAGACAATCACCTCGGAAACCACCAGCACCACGAcaaccacacacatcacaaag ACGGTGAAAGGAGGAATATCAGAGACAAGAATTGAGAAAAGGATTGTCATTACAGGGGACACAGACATCGACCACGATCAG
- the epb41l3b gene encoding band 4.1-like protein 3b isoform X39: MTTESGADSEAKQPRENKETEKEKGKAKAAAAAAAAEPASPQNQPEQFPAAAGHSTPARKEQEQQEVDQVSHRSSISRLSRSPLKGVKKTKIMECKVALLDGSDFTLNLEKRARGHVLFDKICEHLNLLEKDYFGITCRDVENQKNWIDPGKELKKQIRTGPWNFAFNVKFYPPDPAQLTEDITRYYLCLQLRDDVVSGRLPCSFATHTVLGSYAVQSELGDYDPEELGSDYISELRFAPNQTKELEEKVMELHKTYKGMTPAEAEIHFLENAKKLSMYGVDLHHAKDSEGVEIMLGVCSSGLLIYRDRLRINRFAWPKILKISYKRNNFYIKIRPGEFEQFESTIGFKLPNHRAAKRLWKVCVEHHTFFRLVSPESQPKKFLSLGSKFRYSGRTQAQSRRASSMINRLAPLVERSSSKRYNMSLSLDGAPIAENHETPMKDSAAAGAAKILTKGDLITTVTTEKKAEEEKAEQEDAPTDAAETQEPTTPLRHDTKTKDEPPASEETKEEVEPKTTKSTLGWVPSSEKGPPEPEEKVVVATETEAAPAESTGPTGCDVVEVGTKEVPVVHTETKTITYESAEVETNGDVDPGVLLSAQTITSETTSTTTTTHITKTVKGGISETRIEKRIVITGDTDIDHDQD; this comes from the exons ATGACAACTGAATCGGGCGCAGACTCGGAGGCCAAGCAGCCGCGGGAGAACAAGGAgactgagaaagagaaaggaaaagctaaagcagcagcagcagcagcagccgccgaaCCCGCCTCGCCTCAGAACCAGCCGGAGCAGTTTCCCGCCGCAGCCGGACACAGCACCCCGGCCAGGAAAGAACAG gagcagcaggaggtggaccAGGTCTCCCACAGGTCCTCCATCAGTCGCCTCTCCCGGTCTCCTTTGAAAGGAGTGAAGAAGACGAAGATCATGGAGTGTAAGGTTGCCCTGCTGGATGGCTCCGACTTCACCCTTAATTTGGAG AAACGAGCCAGAGGCCATGTGCTCTTTGATAAAATATGTGAACACCTCAATCTACTGGAGAAGGACTACTTTGGCATCACCTGCAGAGATGTAGAAAATCAGAAG AATTGGATAGACCCTGGCAAGGAGCTGAAGAAGCAGATCAGGA CCGGCCCCTGGAACTTTGCTTTCAACGTTAAGTTTTATCCTCCCGACCCCGCCCAGCTGACTGAGGATATCACAAG gtaCTACCTCTGTCTGCAGCTGAGAGATGACGTGGTTTCGGGCCGTCTGCCCTGCTCCTTTGCCACCCACACGGTGCTGGGCTCCTACGCAGTGCAGTCCGAACTGGGAGACTACGACCCCGAGGAATTGGGCAGCGACTACATCAGCGAACTGCGTTTCGCACCCAACCAAACCAAAGAGCTTGAGGAGAAGGTCATGGAACTCCACAAGACCTACAA GGGGATGACGCCAGCCGAAGCAGAGATACACTTCCTGGAAAATGCCAAGAAACTGTCCATGTACGGCGTGGACCTGCACCACGCGAAG GACTCTGAGGGAGTGGAGATCATGTTGGGAGTTTGCTCAAGTGGCCTGCTCATCTACAGAGACAGGTTGCGAATCAACCGGTTCGCTTGGCCCAAAATCCTGAAGATCTCCTACAAGAGGAACAACTTTTACATCAAAATCCGGCCCGGCGAG TTTGAGCAGTTTGAAAGCACAATCGGCTTCAAGCTTCCAAATCACCGCGCTGCCAAAAGGCTGTGGAAGGTCTGCGTGGAGCATCACACCTTCTTCAG GCTCGTGTCCCCCGAGTCTCAACCGAAGAAGTTCCTGAGCCTGGGCTCCAAGTTTCGCTACAGCGGCAGAACGCAGGCTCAGAGCCGCAGGGCGAGCTCTATGATCAACAGACTCGCCCCGCTCGTCGAACGCTCCTCCAGCAAACGCTACAACATGTCGCTCAGCTTAGATGGAG CACCAATCGCGGAGAACCATGAGACTCCGATGAAGGACAGTGCCGCTGCTGGGGCGGCCAAAATCCTTACTAAGGGAGACCTTATCACCACGGTGACGACCGAGaaaaaggcagaggaggagaaggcggAGCAGGAGGACGCTCCGACGGATGCCGCAGAGACGCAGGAACCGACAACGCCGCTGAGACACGACACAAAG ACGAAAGACGAACCGCCTGCAAGCGAAGAAACAAAGGAGGAGGTAGAACCTAAAACCACCAAG TCTACGCTGGGATGGGTTCCCTCCTCCGAAAAG GGACCCCCTGAACCAGAGGAGAAGGTGGTGGTTGCCACGGAGACGGAGGCAGCACCGGCAGAGTCGACAGGCCCAACG GGTTGCGACGTCGTCGAGGTGGGAACCAAAGAGGTGCCCGTAGTCCACACGGAGACAAAAACGATCACCTACGAGTCTGCAGAG GTGGAGACTAATGGCGACGTGGACCCTGGGGTGTTGCTGAGTGCTCAGACAATCACCTCGGAAACCACCAGCACCACGAcaaccacacacatcacaaag ACGGTGAAAGGAGGAATATCAGAGACAAGAATTGAGAAAAGGATTGTCATTACAGGGGACACAGACATCGACCACGATCAG
- the epb41l3b gene encoding band 4.1-like protein 3b isoform X41: MECKVALLDGSDFTLNLEKRARGHVLFDKICEHLNLLEKDYFGITCRDVENQKNWIDPGKELKKQIRTGPWNFAFNVKFYPPDPAQLTEDITRYYLCLQLRDDVVSGRLPCSFATHTVLGSYAVQSELGDYDPEELGSDYISELRFAPNQTKELEEKVMELHKTYKGMTPAEAEIHFLENAKKLSMYGVDLHHAKDSEGVEIMLGVCSSGLLIYRDRLRINRFAWPKILKISYKRNNFYIKIRPGEFEQFESTIGFKLPNHRAAKRLWKVCVEHHTFFRLVSPESQPKKFLSLGSKFRYSGRTQAQSRRASSMINRLAPLVERSSSKRYNMSLSLDGAPIAENHETPMKDSAAAGAAKILTKGDLITTVTTEKKAEEEKAEQEDAPTDAAETQEPTTPLRHDTKYSFIRRVTGENVFIRHSNLMLEDTSPPEEMLKHQTNISELKRSFLETGESSPGLTEWEKRLSSSPAHSPRGDEAPMIEPLELQDTKDEPPASEETKEEVEPKTTKSTLGWVPSSEKGPPEPEEKVVVATETEAAPAESTGPTGCDVVEVGTKEVPVVHTETKTITYESAEVETNGDVDPGVLLSAQTITSETTSTTTTTHITKTVKGGISETRIEKRIVITGDTDIDHDQD; this comes from the exons ATGGAGTGTAAGGTTGCCCTGCTGGATGGCTCCGACTTCACCCTTAATTTGGAG AAACGAGCCAGAGGCCATGTGCTCTTTGATAAAATATGTGAACACCTCAATCTACTGGAGAAGGACTACTTTGGCATCACCTGCAGAGATGTAGAAAATCAGAAG AATTGGATAGACCCTGGCAAGGAGCTGAAGAAGCAGATCAGGA CCGGCCCCTGGAACTTTGCTTTCAACGTTAAGTTTTATCCTCCCGACCCCGCCCAGCTGACTGAGGATATCACAAG gtaCTACCTCTGTCTGCAGCTGAGAGATGACGTGGTTTCGGGCCGTCTGCCCTGCTCCTTTGCCACCCACACGGTGCTGGGCTCCTACGCAGTGCAGTCCGAACTGGGAGACTACGACCCCGAGGAATTGGGCAGCGACTACATCAGCGAACTGCGTTTCGCACCCAACCAAACCAAAGAGCTTGAGGAGAAGGTCATGGAACTCCACAAGACCTACAA GGGGATGACGCCAGCCGAAGCAGAGATACACTTCCTGGAAAATGCCAAGAAACTGTCCATGTACGGCGTGGACCTGCACCACGCGAAG GACTCTGAGGGAGTGGAGATCATGTTGGGAGTTTGCTCAAGTGGCCTGCTCATCTACAGAGACAGGTTGCGAATCAACCGGTTCGCTTGGCCCAAAATCCTGAAGATCTCCTACAAGAGGAACAACTTTTACATCAAAATCCGGCCCGGCGAG TTTGAGCAGTTTGAAAGCACAATCGGCTTCAAGCTTCCAAATCACCGCGCTGCCAAAAGGCTGTGGAAGGTCTGCGTGGAGCATCACACCTTCTTCAG GCTCGTGTCCCCCGAGTCTCAACCGAAGAAGTTCCTGAGCCTGGGCTCCAAGTTTCGCTACAGCGGCAGAACGCAGGCTCAGAGCCGCAGGGCGAGCTCTATGATCAACAGACTCGCCCCGCTCGTCGAACGCTCCTCCAGCAAACGCTACAACATGTCGCTCAGCTTAGATGGAG CACCAATCGCGGAGAACCATGAGACTCCGATGAAGGACAGTGCCGCTGCTGGGGCGGCCAAAATCCTTACTAAGGGAGACCTTATCACCACGGTGACGACCGAGaaaaaggcagaggaggagaaggcggAGCAGGAGGACGCTCCGACGGATGCCGCAGAGACGCAGGAACCGACAACGCCGCTGAGACACGACACAAAG TATAGTTTCATAAGACGAGTAACTGGGGAAAACGTTTTTATCAGGCATAGTAATCTGATGCTAGAG GACACCTCGCCTCCGGAGGAGATGCTCAAACACCAGACCAACATCAGCGAACTGAAGCGCTCCTTCTTGGAGACGGGCGAGAGCTCGCCGGGCCTGACGGAGTGGGAGAAGAGGCTGTCCTCGTCCCCCGCGCACTCGCCCAGAGGGGACGAAGCGCCGATGATAGAGCCTCTGGAGCTGCAGGAT ACGAAAGACGAACCGCCTGCAAGCGAAGAAACAAAGGAGGAGGTAGAACCTAAAACCACCAAG TCTACGCTGGGATGGGTTCCCTCCTCCGAAAAG GGACCCCCTGAACCAGAGGAGAAGGTGGTGGTTGCCACGGAGACGGAGGCAGCACCGGCAGAGTCGACAGGCCCAACG GGTTGCGACGTCGTCGAGGTGGGAACCAAAGAGGTGCCCGTAGTCCACACGGAGACAAAAACGATCACCTACGAGTCTGCAGAG GTGGAGACTAATGGCGACGTGGACCCTGGGGTGTTGCTGAGTGCTCAGACAATCACCTCGGAAACCACCAGCACCACGAcaaccacacacatcacaaag ACGGTGAAAGGAGGAATATCAGAGACAAGAATTGAGAAAAGGATTGTCATTACAGGGGACACAGACATCGACCACGATCAG